One Cryptococcus neoformans var. neoformans B-3501A chromosome 10, whole genome shotgun sequence DNA window includes the following coding sequences:
- a CDS encoding hypothetical protein (Match to EST gb|CF182808.1|CF182808): protein MSFGGFGQAAGGAKPLFGGFGQQPTTSAQPATTGGGLFGSQSQPQQQPQQQQQSTGGLFGSQPKPAGTGMFGSTSQPQQGQQGGGLFGSTTGAGTTGTEGGFFGSTTQQQQQQQQQQPSGGLFGSTASAPAQGGGGLFGQTQQPQQQPQTGGGLFGSTAGTAGTSTGGLFGQQNQNQQKPAGGLFGSTAAPATGAGLFGSTQQQPQQQQGGGFFGSTTQQPSQTGGLFGSAAQPQQQQGQQQGGGLFGNLGQSQAKPTGGLFGGSAFGAQPQQQQQQPQQQQGGLFGSTFGQSTNQVNQLQQSQAPHQSMQQSVFGVKKEMDIESRIKAVQNAWDTSSPDCRFKYFFYNVVEEGTANRYGRPAGANDDAKWAKALRDNPDPNSMVPVLAVGWADVKKRQQLQENLASVHQERIKEITAALAHTRQTSLSSSIRLANLQARQSQLVHRLIHLAAQTPQHVPIIQSTVFKQEEADMAKQLEGVKAELEGHGRNSVKRVEARGEVSRGRLLGQVNELWGQLEEIRRKRKVRGPDGREQWVGDEKMLSEIAEVLATQQTALQKLSDLAQDANLDADVMLSHGGDR from the exons ATGTCTTTTGGCGGCTTTG GACAAGCTGCAGGGGGTGCTAAACCTCTTTTTGGAGGATTCGGCCAACAACCCACTACCTCGGCTCAGCCAGCTACGACCGGTGGTGGACTCTTTGGCTCCCAGTCCCAACCACAGCAACAAccccaacaacaacaacaatcaaCAGGCGGTTTATTCGGATCTCAGCCAAAACCTGCAGGGACGGGAATGTTTGGGTCAACTAGCCAGCCTCAACAGGGGCAGCAAGGAGGTGGATTGTTTGGGTCAACGACAGGGGCAGGCACAACGGGAACTGAAGGAGGGTTCTTTGGGTCAACGAcgcagcaacagcagcagcagcagcagcagcaaccGTCTGGTGGATTGTTTGGCTCTACAGCCAGCGCACCTGCtcaaggaggtggtgggCTCTTTGGTCAGACTCAACAGCCTCAGCAACAGCCTCAAACGGGTGGTGGATTGTTTGGAAGTACGGCGGGTACAGCGGGTACGAGTACGGGAGGATTGTTTGGACAGCAGAACCAAAACCAGCAAAAGCCTGCGGGAGGGCTGTTTGGAAGTACCGCTGCACCTGCGACTGGCGCTGGACTGTTTGGGTCGAcccagcagcagccacaacagcagcaaggagGTGGTTTCTTTGGGTCTACTACCCAGCAGCCTTCTCAGACTGGTGGGCTGTTTGGATCAGCAGCTCAAcctcagcaacaacagGGGCAACAGCAAGGTGGAGGGTTGTTTGGAAACCTTGGACAGTCACAAGCCAAACCTACAGGTGGTTTGTTCGGCGGTAGCGCATTTGGTGCTCAGcctcaacaacagcaacaacaaccgcagcaacagcaaggTGGTTTGTTCGGATCCACTTTTGGCCAGTCTACCAATCAAGTCAACCAGCTTCAACAATCCCAGGCTCCTCATCAGAGCATGCAGCAGAGCGTGTTTGgtgtgaagaaggagatggatatCGAGTCGAGGATCAAGGCGGTCCAGAATGCTTGGGATACTAGTAGCCCCGATTGTCGTTTCAAA TACTTTTTCTATAATgttgtggaggaagggacaGCAAACAGATATGGAAGGCCGGCGGGTGCGAACGATGATGCCAAGTGGGCAAAGGCTTTGCGGGATAACCCCGATCCCAACTC GATGGTCCCCGTGCTGGCAGTCGGCTGGGCCGACGTGAAAAAACGCCAACAGCTCCAAGAAAACCTTGCAAGCGTTCACCAAGAACGTATCAAGGAAATCACCGCCGCTCTCGCACACACTCGACAAACGtccctctcatcctctaTCCGTCTGGCCAACCTTCAAGCAAGACAATCTCAACTTGTGCATCGGTTAATTCACCTCGCAGCTCAAACTCCGCAACATGTACCCATCATTCAATCGACAGTGTTTAagcaggaagaagcagatATGGCCAAGCAGCTTGAAGGGGTCAAGGCGGAGCTTGAAGGACATGGTAGAAATAGTGTAAAGAGGGTGGAGGCTAGAGGAGAAGTGTCTAGAGGGAGACTGCTGGGTCAGGTGAATGAGCTTTGGGGCCAGTTGGAGGAGATTcggaggaaaagaaaggtcCGAGGTCCTGATGGACGAGAACAGTGggtgggagatgagaagatgcTGTCTGAGATTGCAGAG GTTCTGGCGACGCAGCAGACGGCGTTACAAAAGCTGTCAGATCTTGCGCAAGACGCGAACCTCGATGCGGACGTGATGCTGAGCCATGGCGGCGACCGATGA
- a CDS encoding hypothetical protein (HMMPfam hit to EXS, EXS family, score: 99.5, E(): 8.2e-27), whose product MDIDSPPSNSIPDILQPDPHSHILLPSFSASFPLPFRVLFLVGLATLLWAVNLHVLSAIGIDMSWVLDLRDDPGGGDISLEESDDGGELAEQGMHLEISPRLQQLGNITTTTTSLNEPDTPIRPTNTRIVRPSANKLHGPMYKLFLMYCAWVGTAWVLFRYLSGDEEEAMERWRVIPGLAMVGVVAGVAVPWRGVVERERAGFRRAIKRILLPHINDPVHFSDVILADILTSFAKVLGDLWISAIQIWSGGITQGRVSQRGWSNYITLLMVSLPYMLRFRQCLLEYYQSSWQSPRPLANALKYFSAFPVIFLSALQKSVVSDIASQKGISVQELTERHDRWFGEHRLFRLWLLAVCVNSMYSFWWDVEMDWGLALCEADTWLGAKKEGGGRHEGWIERMKKMLRKRRDTGHHQRSPCPTPSPFVTSPSISPTRGSSRPAKPFFAFGLRPTLLLPDPVIYHLFTIIDLILRFTWSLKLSNRLHTISEIESGVFLMETLELLRRWMWVFIRAEWEAVKMKEHRWGRGKLVWEEEEQ is encoded by the exons ATGGACATCGACTCGCCCCCCTCAAACTCCATCCCAGACATCCTCCAGCCAGATCCCCACTcccacatcctcctcccctccttctccgcctccttccccttaCCCTTCCgcgtcctcttcctcgtcggcCTCGCAACCCTGCTGTGGGCAGTCAACCTCCATGTCCTCTCCGCCATCGGCATAGACATGAGCTGGGTCCTCGACCTGAGGGATGATccgggaggaggagatatATCCCTAGAGGAAAGTGATGATGGCGGCGAGCTTGCGGAACAGGGTATGCATCTGGAAATCTCCCCTCGACTGCAGCAGCTTGGAAacatcaccaccaccaccacctctctCAATGAACCCGATACGCCTATCCGCCCTACAAATACACGGATCGTGAGACCATCGGCTAACAAGCTGCACGGACCGATGTACAAATTGTTTCTCATGTACTGCGCCTGGGTCGGGACGGCATGGGTGCTTTTTAGGTATTTGAGcggcgatgaagaagaagccatggagaggtggagagTGATTCCTGGTTTGGCAATGGTGGGTGTTGTGGCTGGTGTGGCGGTACCGTGGAGAGGTGTAGTGGAGAGGGAACGGGCCGGGTTTAGAAG AGCGATCAAGAGGATATTACTGCCTCATATCAATGATCCTGTCCATTTTTCAGATGTCATCCTCGCCGATATCCTCACGTCGTTTGCCAAAGTGCTTGGTGACTTGTGGATCTCCGCTATCCAAATCTGGAGCGGTGGGATCACCCAGGGTCGTGTCAGTcaaagaggatggagcAACTATATAACGTTGCTCATGGTAAG TTTGCCATACATGCTGCGATTCCGTCAATGTCTTTTGGAATACTATCAATCCTCATGGCAATCCCCGCGTCCCCTTGCCAACGCTCTCAAGTACTTTTCCGCGTTTCCCGTCATTTTCCTCTCCGCTCTACAAAAATCCGTCGTGTCAGATATCGCCAGTCAAAAGGGCATCTCTGTTCAAGAACTCACCGAGCGACATGATCGATGGTTTGGAGAGCACCGATTGTTCAGACTGTGGCTTCTCGCCGTCTGTGTCAATTCAATGTACAGCTTCTGGTGGGATGTGGAGATGGACTGGGGATTAGCGCTGTGCGAGGCGGACACCTGGTTGGGAGCCAAAAAGGAAGGCGGTGGGAGGCATGAAGGGTGGAtagagaggatgaaaaagaTGTTGCGCAAACGGAGGGATACGGGCCATCATCAACGGTCTCCTTGTCCTACCCCATCACCATTTGTCACCTCACCCTCCATCTCACCTACACGCGGATCCTCCCGCCCAGCTAAGCCGTTCTTTGCATTCGGCCTGCGCccaactcttctcctccccgaCCCCGTTATCTACCATCTGTTCACCATCATCGATCTCATACTTCGATTCACATGGTCGCTCAAGCTCTCTAATCGTTTACATACTATCAGTGAGATTGAAAGTGGAGTGTTCTTGATGGAGACGCTCGagttgttgaggaggtggatgtGGGTGTTTATCAGAGCAGAGTGGGAGGCGGTTAAGATGAAAGAACATAggtggggaaggggaaagcTTGtctgggaggaggaggagcaatGA
- a CDS encoding hypothetical protein (HMMPfam hit to UQ_con, Ubiquitin-conjugating enzyme, score: 208.2, E(): 1.5e-59) gives MIKLWSVKKNEEAAAKKRPKVTAAQLRIQKDLTELDLPSTMKTVFPDPNDVLNFKLTITPDEGIYKGGVFTFSFVINPNYPHEPPKVKCLEKIYHPNLDLEGNVCLNILREDWKPVLTLSSVMIGIQYLFLEPNPDDPLNKDAAEDFRRNRESFIHNVKTAMRGGSIRGESFDRVLP, from the exons ATGATCAAG CTCTGGTCCGTcaagaagaacgaagagGCTGCTGCAAAGAAGAGACCCAAGGTCACTGCCGCTCAGCTCCGAATCCAAAAAG ACCTGACTGAACTCGACCTTCCCTCTACAATGAAAACTGTCTTCCCAGACCCCAACGACGTCCTCAATTTTAAACTCACTATTACTCCTGACGAAGGCATCTACAAGGGCGGTGTCTTcactttttcctttgtGATCAACCCCAATTACCCTCATGAGCCGCCCAAGGTCAAGtgcttggagaagatttACCACCCTAATCTGGATCTGGAGGGGAACGTCTGCTT GAACATTTTGAGGGAAGACTGGAAACCAGTCTTGACACTTTCTAGTGTGATGATCGGTATCCAGTACCTTTTTCTTGAACC TAACCCTGATGACCCCCTGAACAAGG ACGCCGCCGAAGATTTCAGACGGAACCGAGAGAGTTTTATTCACAATGTCAAGACTGCTATGCGAGGTGGCTCTATCAGAGGAGAATCGTTTGACCGTGTCCTTCCTTGA
- a CDS encoding hypothetical protein (Match to ESTs gb|CF186627.1|CF186627, gb|CF186008.1|CF186008, gb|CF189225.1|CF189225), which yields MRGLRQAILHPLLTVFLACFVLITVSAAKEPPPKYIYTNRSLLVEENHLEKRTPAKKPEYVAHKAGDLTCRPFGECSPCPKDELDQAFCLPFGNRRLLHCIPAYANTSISQQGEVPAWEACGKVVKKEAQDFYEFVTANLLFLIVALSILWARTSALAAEQYRQLAARIGIPGGNWVRVG from the exons ATGAGAGGGTTGAGACAGGCTATACT ACATCCCCTACTCACAGTCTTCCTCGCATGCTTTGTCCTTATAACCGTTTCAGCAGCGAAAGAACCCCCTCCTAAATACATTTATACCAACCGCTCCCTCCTGGTTGAGGAAAACCATCTTGAAAAGAGAACACCAGCAAAGAAACCCGAATATGTTGCCCACAAGGCTGGAGATTTAACATGTAGGCCGTTTGGAGAATGTTCTCCTTGTCCAAAGGATGAG CTCGACCAAGCATTCTGCCTTCCCTTTGGAAACCGgcgccttcttcattgcATCCCTGCCTATGCCAACACTTCTATATCTCAGCAAGGTGAAGTTCCCGCATGGGAAGCTTGCGGTAAAGtggtcaagaaggaggcaCAAGACTTTTACGAGTTTGTT ACTGCGAACCTCTTGTTTCTGATAGTTGCTTTGTCAATATTATGGGCTAGAACATCGGCACTGGCGGCCGAGCAGTATAGGCAGCTGGCTGCTAGGATTGGTATACCTGGGGGGAACTGGGTGAGGGTCGGTTAG
- a CDS encoding hypothetical protein (Match to EST gb|CF192131.1|CF192131; HMMPfam hit to AAA, ATPase family associated with various cellular activities (AAA), score: 296.6, E(): 3.8e-86) yields the protein MAVATQKMPKAPTSAPGGSIKTYYQNKIEAAELDITRKTQNLRRLEAQRNALNARVRLLREELQVLQEPGSYVGEVIKVMGKKKVLVKVQPEGKYVVDFSPDIPISALTPNIRVSLRADSYLLHSILPNKIDPLVSLMMVEKVPDSTYEMVGGLDKQIKEIKEVIELPVKHPELFESLGIAQPKGVLLYGPPGTGKTLLARAVAHHTDCRFIRVSGSELVQKYIGEGSRMVRELFVMAREHAPSIIFMDEIDSIGGSRGEGAGKSGDSEVQRTMMELLNQLDGFEATKNIKVIMATNRIDILDSALLRPGRIDRKIEFPPPNPEARITILKIHSRKMSLQRGINFRSLAEKMGNCSGAEVRGICTEAGMYALRERRQYVGQEDFEMAIAKVLKKNADNNMSVNKLFS from the exons ATGGCAGTGGCGACTCAGAAGATGCCCAAAGCTCCAACATCTGCCCCTGGAGGTAGCATCAAG ACCTACTATCAGAACAAGATCGAAGCTGCCGAGCTTGACATCACCCGTAAAACACAAAATCTTCGCCGTTTGGAAGCTCAGCGTAATGCCCTTAACGCTCGAG TGAGACTACTTCGAGAAGAATTGCAGGTTTTGCAAGAGCCCGGAAGTTATGTCGGTGAGGTCATCAAGGTGATGggtaagaagaaggtttTGGTCAAGGTGCAGCCTGAGGGCAAGTACG TGGTTGATTTCTCCCCCGATATCCCTATCTCTGCCCTTACCCCCAACATCCGAGTTTCCCTTCGAGCCGATTCTTACCTCCTccattccatccttcccaacAAGATCGACCCCCTCGTCTCTCTCATGATGGTCGAAAAGGTTCCTGACAGTACATATGAGATGGTTGGTGGTTTGGACAAGCAAATCAAGGAGATTAAGGAAGTTATCGAGTTGCCTGTTAAGCACCCCGAACTATTTGAGAGTTTAGGTATCGCTCAGCCCAAAGGTGTCTTGCTCTACGGTCCACCGGGAACGGGTAAGACCCTTCTCGCTCGAGCGGTCGCTCATCACACCGACTGCCGATTCATCCGAGTATCTGGTTCGGAACTTGTACAAAAGTACATCGGTGAAGGTTCCCGAATGGTGCGAGAGCTGTTCGTGATGGCTCGAGAACATGCGCCGAGTATCATTTTCATGGATGAAATCGACTCTATTGGAGGTTCgcgaggagaaggagctggTAAGAGTGGAGACTCGGAAGTGCAGAGGACAATGATGGAATTGTTGAACCAGTTGGATGGATTTGAGGCCACGAAGAACATCAAG GTTATCATGGCCACTAACCGTATAGACATTCTCGATTCCGCTCTCCTGCGTCCGGGACGTATCGATCGTAAAATCGAgttccctcctcccaacCCCGAGGCTCGAATCACCATTCTCAAGATTCACTCTAGAAAGATGTCTCTCCAGCGTGGTATCAACTTCAGGTCATTGGCAGAAAAGATGGGCAACTGTTCAGGTGCTGAAGTTAGGGGTATCTGTACCGAAGCGG GAATGTACGCACTgcgagagagaagacaatATGTCGGTCAGGAAGACTTTGAGATGGCGATAGCAAAggttttgaagaagaatgccGACAACAACATGAGCGTGAACAAGCTCTTCAGTTAG
- a CDS encoding hypothetical protein (HMMPfam hit to WD40, WD domain, G-beta repeat, score: 104.9, E(): 1.9e-28), producing MAEPSPDAILSVPCHLSGVTRLCFSLDGTTIFTGGSDCLVRIHEAGNPESEPGFHDEHTEAVTCLACSKDELVTGCVDNIVRQFSYPENKFTGFVTRSSGVPIRWLSVDKAGERVAVCSDDMVVKIVNLKDTTKVSLVSDNNKPVRSATWDPTGKYLTTTSCDGKLKVYDTSGSTPYCVKVFEGVIAASDSDSDTSCYAQWHPSGNYFAVPTRTNDIAVFGRDGWGRQSSYTPDGPKALIGELAWSPNGKYLAVAAATNLYIFSSETRQPIGSYTCPDGAISGLQFSPNANLLGFTSLDGSFHRWMEPIPSELPDPYTSEAAQAKKLEKLLDDDFPDDDDDIEERGEDIGDEDIFGDDNWIVDDDGNLGGYGGDDDEKKWGKGRTEVVNVTKAQAPFTPGSTSFRNKKRYLAFNMIGVIDVTDQETHNVINVEFHDKSARRGYHFQDHNKFTLASLGEQGIVYACPAEGDQPSLVYYRPYDSWTSQSDWTLNLLPGENVVCVTAGGPANPETGMGSVVVATSKGWVRFLSASGIQKYMWRLGEEVVSMAAGVDRVLIAHREGGTSLDGCQNLRYTLLDLESYDIVQEGKIPLPKKTTLTWLGFTSDGAPAVFDTSGLLSILDRHRRPNQGRWVPLLDTTSLARDGRKEGYWPVGVSATHLSCVLLKGLETEPSFPKPLIQEVELHMPMLNMDNQQGKLEESYVRGSVNLSNLADSSDPDAPYVLKETELAMDKEMLQLVQGACKADNLQRALDVARLMHHSATIEAAAKVAAFYHLPGLQERIQSVKGEKEKEKREKKREATRAPERSYRYSSPPPEKAASREFTDFAPRTTNRRSFAGAGAGVNRDSTPAASGPPSTFIPETPGLEVDTAPAPGLHEDTALSDMKRKKDMEIDDFAMPRSKKRGSDFSFDKPTGAAKNPFASRKSNVPASNPFAKGSTGGKPLDAIKSTSFFDRVDDLESNGAPKPKKTKAKKEKIAEGAISGAGGKQTTLFGAGIMKKTASSKSVNGTPIESESDRDTETLVPETLLEEMQETPAVEEDETQEDETQTEETRD from the exons ATGGCTGAACCATCCCCAGATGCTATCCTATCAGTCCCATGCCACTTGAGCGGCGTCACCCGTTTATGTTTCTCTCTCGATGGCAC CACAATCTTCACTGGCGGCTCTGACTGCCTTGTTAGAATACATGAAGCGGGCAATCCAGAGTCTGAACCTGGATTTCACGATGAACATACGGAGGCTGTGACTTGCCTGGCCTGCTCT AAAGACGAACTTGTCACTGGATGCGTTGATAACATTGTTAGACAGTTTTCCTATCCGGAGAACAAATTTACAGGCTTTGTGACAAGGTCGTCTGGTGTTCCGATCAGGTGGTTAAGCGTGGATAaagctggggaaagagTGGCTGTTTGCAGCGA TGACATGGTGGTTAAAATTGTCAACCTCAAGGACACGACCAAGGTGTCTCTAGTATCCGATAACAACAAACCAGTCAGATCTGCTACTTGGGATCCAACCGGAAAATATCTT ACAACGACATCATGCGATGGCAAGCTGAAAGTGTACGATACCTCTGGCTCAACACCATATTGTGTGAAAGTTTTTGAAGGGGTGATCGCGGCGAGTGATTCTGA CTCTGATACTTCCTGCTATGCACAATGGCACCCTTCAGGCAATTATTTCGCGGTCCCCACGCGAACTAACG ACATTGCCGTTTTTGGTCGTGACGGTTGGGGCAGACAATCCTCTTATACCCCGGACGGACCCAAGGCT CTTATCGGCGAACTCGCTTGGTCTCCCAATGGGAAGTACCTTGCCGTGGCGGCCGCCACTAACCTATACATATTCTCCTCCGAAACTCGTCAACCCATTGGATCTTATACTTGCCCCGATGGTGCTATTTCCGGCCTCCAATTTTCTCCCAATGccaatcttcttggctTTACCTCCCTCGACGGCTCTTTCCACCGATGGATGGAACCTATTCCTTCAGAACTTCCTGATCCTTACACATCTGAAGCAGCTCAAGCGAAAAAACTTGAGAAATTGCTGGACGATGATTTCCCggacgatgacgatgatatCGAGGAGAGGGGCGAAGACATTGGGGATGAGGACATTTTTGGGGATGACAACTGGAtcgttgatgatgacgggAATCTtggaggatatggaggagatgacgacgagaagaagtggggCAAGGGGAGGACCGAGGTTG TCAATGTCACCAAGGCGCAAGCACCTTTCACTCCGGGCAGTACATCCTTTAGGAATAAGAAGCGTTATCTGG CCTTCAACATGATTGGTGTGATCGATGTAACTGATCAAGAGACTCACAATGTGATCAACGTTGAGTTCCATGATAAGTCAGCTCGTCGTGGCTACCATTTCCAAGATCATAACAAGTTCACTCTTGCCTCTCTCGGAGAGCAAGGTATCGTTTATGCTTGTCCTGCTGAAGGCGATCAACCCTCTCTTGTGTACTACCGACCTTACGACTCTTGGACTTCCCAGTCCGACTGGactctcaatctcctcccgGGAGAAAACGTCGTGTGTGTAACAGCTGGTGGGCCTGCCAATCCAGAGACTGGAATGGGCAGTGTAGTTGTTGCGACAAGTAAGGGTTGGGTACGATTCTTGAGTGCCAGTGGTATACAGAAATATATGTGGAGGCTcggagaagaggttgtCAGTATGGCAGCGGGGGTTGACAGGGTCTTGATTGCGCacagagaaggaggcaCGAGTTTGGACG GATGTCAGAACCTACGATATACGTTACTCGACCTCGAGTCTTACGATATTGTTCAAGAAGGTAAAATCCCTTTACCAAAAAAGACCACCTTAACTTGGCTTGGCTTCACATCCGATGGA GCTCCTGCAGTGTTTGATACTTCAGGTCTCTTATCCATCCTTGACAGGCATAGACGACCAAACCAGGGCCGATGGGTTCCTCTCCTCGACACCACCTCTCTGGCACGAGacgggaggaaggaaggatactGGCCCGTGGGAGTGTCGGCTACGCACCTATCTTGTGTCTTGCTTAAAGGTTTGGAAACGGAGCCATCGTTCCCTAAACCTCTCATTCAGGAGGTTGAGCTGCACATGCCTATGCTGAACATGGACAACCAACAAGGCAAACTAGAAGAGAG CTACGTCCGAGGATctgtcaacctttccaacCTCGCCGACTCTTCCGACCCTGATGCCCCCTACGTCCTCAAGGAGACCGAGCTTGCCATGGATAAGGAAATGCTTCAACTCGTGCAAGGAGCTTGTAAGGCCGACAACCTCCAACGTGCTTTAGATGTAGCCCGTCTCATGCATCATAGCGCCACAATCGAAGCAGCCGCGAAAGTTGCTGCTTTCTATCACTTGCCTGGTCTGCAAGAAAGGATACAGAGTGTcaagggagagaaggagaaggagaagcgagagaagaagcgagagGCAACACGGGCACCGGAAAGAAGCTATCGAtattcttcccctcctccagAGAAAGCAGCCAGCAGAGAGTTCACGGACTTTGCGCCCCGTACGACAAATCGACGGTCTTTTGCAGGCGCAGGTGCAGGTGTCAATAGAGATTCCACTCCTGCCGCTTCTGGCCCTCCCTCCACTTTCATTCCCGAAACGCCAGGACTAGAAGTTGATACAGCGCCCGCGCCAGGACTTCATGAAGACACAGCATTGTCAGATATGAAGCGAAAGAAAGACATGGAAATTGACGACTTTGCGATGCCGAGGAGTAAGAAAAGAGGGTCAGATTTCTCTTTCGACAAACCTACTG GTGCGGCCAAGAACCCATTCGCGTCAAGAAAATCGAATGTTCCAGCTTCCAATCCGTTCGCCAAGGGGTCTACTGGGGGCAAACCTCTCGATGCAATAAAGAGTACCAGCTTTTTTGATAGAGTCGATGACCTGGAATCGAATGGGGCGCCTAAGC CTAAAAAAACcaaagcgaagaaggaaaaaatcGCAGAAGGGGCAATTTCTGGTGCTGGCGGGAAACAGACTACCCTTTTCGGAGCTGGCATAATGAAGAAAACTGCGTCCAGTAAATCAGTGAACGGAACACCTATCGAATCCGAGTCAGATAGAGATACTGAAACATTAGTGCCGGAAACGTTGCTGGAGGAAATGCAAGAAACACCAGcggttgaggaggatgaaacCCAAGAGGACGAAACGCAGACAGAAGAAACTCGG GATTGA